One stretch of Siphonobacter curvatus DNA includes these proteins:
- a CDS encoding branched-chain amino acid aminotransferase: MIDTLPIDIQKTAQSRIAELNLDQLTFGHTFADHMFVADFDGKEWTDLRIIPYGDMLFKPALMPLHYGQAIFEGMKAYKSAEGEVLIFRPQENAARLNKSAHRLCMAEIPEDIFMSGLTELLRLDSQWVPQRDNYSLYIRPFMFATDEYIGVSPSKTYRFIIFNCPVGAYYSKPVKVKVETEFVRAATGGTGAAKCAGNYAGSLYPAKLAQEAGYDQLIWTDSTEHKYVEEAGTMNFMFVIDGTLVTPAVSDSILDGITRKSIVQIAKDWGMPVEERKVSIAELIEALESGRLTEAFGAGTAAVVSPISVIGYEGKDYDLPEIKSDNFANRVKIYLDDIKYGRVADPHNWVYHL, translated from the coding sequence ATGATTGACACACTGCCCATAGACATTCAAAAAACTGCTCAAAGCCGGATTGCAGAATTAAACCTCGATCAGTTGACCTTTGGGCACACCTTCGCCGATCACATGTTCGTAGCTGACTTTGACGGAAAAGAGTGGACGGATTTACGGATTATTCCCTACGGCGACATGCTGTTCAAACCTGCTCTGATGCCTCTGCATTACGGACAGGCAATTTTCGAAGGGATGAAAGCCTATAAGTCCGCCGAAGGTGAAGTGCTCATCTTCCGTCCGCAGGAGAATGCGGCCCGTCTGAACAAGTCGGCTCACCGCCTCTGCATGGCCGAAATTCCGGAAGACATTTTCATGAGCGGCCTGACCGAATTACTGCGTCTGGACTCGCAATGGGTACCGCAGCGGGATAATTATTCGCTGTATATCCGGCCCTTCATGTTCGCTACGGACGAGTACATCGGCGTATCTCCTTCTAAAACGTACCGTTTTATCATTTTCAACTGTCCGGTAGGAGCTTACTACTCGAAACCCGTAAAAGTGAAAGTAGAAACGGAATTTGTACGGGCTGCGACAGGAGGTACTGGTGCTGCTAAGTGTGCCGGAAACTACGCGGGTTCACTCTACCCTGCCAAATTGGCTCAGGAAGCGGGGTACGATCAGTTGATCTGGACGGATTCAACCGAACATAAATACGTAGAAGAAGCTGGCACCATGAACTTCATGTTCGTGATTGATGGTACGCTGGTTACGCCTGCTGTGAGCGACAGTATTCTGGACGGCATTACGCGGAAATCCATTGTACAGATTGCCAAAGACTGGGGGATGCCCGTTGAAGAGCGTAAAGTATCCATTGCCGAACTCATCGAAGCTTTGGAAAGTGGTCGTCTGACGGAAGCGTTCGGTGCAGGTACGGCAGCGGTCGTATCGCCGATTTCAGTCATTGGCTACGAAGGTAAAGACTACGATTTACCCGAAATCAAATCGGATAATTTTGCCAATCGGGTTAAAATCTATCTGGATGATATCAAGTACGGTCGCGTAGCTGATCCGCACAACTGGGTATATCACCTTTAA
- a CDS encoding cob(I)yrinic acid a,c-diamide adenosyltransferase, with protein MKIYTRTGDQGTTALISGRRLSKADARIEAYGTVDELNSYVGMVRDQAVNASRRAILKEIQDRLFTIGSHLADDPERHTSRSLPDLWDSDVTVLEEQMDEMDAQLPLLRQFVLPGGHPSVSFAHLARTVCRRAERLVVALSEISPVEPIIIQYLNRLSDYFFVLSRHMAQELQVEEVTWVPRT; from the coding sequence ATGAAGATTTACACCAGAACGGGAGATCAAGGCACCACCGCCCTTATTAGTGGACGTCGTCTTTCCAAGGCAGATGCCCGCATTGAGGCCTATGGTACTGTGGACGAACTGAACAGTTACGTGGGCATGGTTCGGGATCAGGCGGTCAATGCTTCCCGACGAGCGATTCTGAAGGAAATTCAGGACCGGCTTTTCACCATTGGTTCCCACCTAGCTGATGACCCAGAACGGCATACCAGCCGCTCCCTCCCCGATTTATGGGATTCGGATGTTACCGTACTGGAAGAGCAAATGGACGAAATGGATGCCCAGTTGCCTTTATTGCGTCAGTTTGTATTGCCCGGCGGTCATCCTTCCGTATCGTTTGCTCATCTGGCTCGTACGGTTTGTCGACGGGCCGAACGTCTGGTCGTCGCCCTGAGTGAAATTTCACCCGTTGAGCCGATTATCATTCAATATTTAAATCGGCTGTCGGACTATTTTTTTGTACTTTCCCGCCACATGGCTCAGGAATTACAAGTGGAAGAAGTAACCTGGGTCCCGCGAACTTAA
- a CDS encoding S-adenosylmethionine:tRNA ribosyltransferase-isomerase, with protein MMQHLPIADFTYELPDEQIARFPLPVRDESRLLVYRKGTIEHRKFRSLTEELTSDTLLVFNNTRVIPARLHFQRQTGALIELFLLHPVEPSPVIPVVMEETQACVWECMIGNRKRWKAGERLQKEVEINGQSVLLTAELTNAEQSLVRLSWSQPVRFVDVVQAIGKIPLPPYLKREAETSDEQTYQTVYSEKEGAVAAPTAGLHFTDRVFAGLEAKGIRREFLTLHVGAGTFQPVKTENALEHKMHGEQLVITRSNLEHLQAANRIIPVGTTSMRSLESMYWLGVQLIHKEYTSLEQGFRIPQFVHQQYTELPTLHESLAAIVQQMEVEERQEIVGETEIMIFPGYTFRVCQGLVTNFHQPGSTLLLLIAALVGGNWKRIYDEALTQQYRFLSYGDSSLLLP; from the coding sequence ATGATGCAGCATCTTCCCATTGCCGATTTTACGTACGAACTCCCGGACGAACAGATTGCCCGCTTTCCCCTGCCCGTACGGGACGAATCCCGCCTGTTGGTGTATCGAAAGGGAACCATTGAGCACCGGAAATTCCGTAGTTTGACTGAAGAATTAACCAGTGATACATTGCTGGTCTTCAACAATACACGCGTCATTCCGGCTCGATTACATTTTCAGCGACAGACGGGTGCTCTAATCGAGTTATTTTTGCTCCATCCCGTAGAACCAAGCCCGGTTATTCCCGTGGTTATGGAAGAGACGCAGGCCTGCGTGTGGGAATGCATGATTGGCAACCGGAAGCGTTGGAAAGCGGGTGAACGCTTACAGAAAGAAGTAGAAATTAACGGACAGTCTGTGCTACTGACGGCCGAACTGACCAATGCAGAACAGTCGCTGGTACGCCTGAGCTGGTCACAGCCCGTACGGTTTGTGGACGTGGTTCAGGCAATTGGGAAAATTCCGTTACCGCCGTATTTGAAACGGGAAGCTGAGACTTCCGATGAACAGACGTATCAGACTGTGTACTCGGAAAAAGAAGGAGCCGTAGCTGCTCCGACTGCGGGTTTACACTTCACTGACCGGGTTTTTGCGGGACTGGAGGCGAAAGGCATCCGACGGGAGTTTCTTACACTGCACGTGGGAGCCGGTACTTTTCAACCCGTAAAAACAGAGAATGCCCTCGAACATAAAATGCACGGGGAGCAATTGGTGATCACACGGAGTAATTTGGAGCACCTGCAGGCAGCGAACCGAATCATCCCGGTAGGTACTACCTCCATGCGATCGCTGGAATCTATGTATTGGCTGGGCGTGCAACTGATTCATAAGGAATACACTTCGCTAGAACAAGGTTTCCGAATCCCGCAATTCGTTCATCAGCAGTACACCGAACTCCCTACGTTACACGAGTCCCTAGCGGCCATTGTACAACAAATGGAAGTAGAAGAGCGGCAGGAGATTGTAGGAGAAACGGAGATTATGATTTTTCCGGGGTATACATTTCGGGTGTGTCAGGGACTGGTTACCAACTTTCATCAGCCCGGTTCCACTTTATTGTTACTGATTGCTGCCTTGGTAGGAGGCAACTGGAAACGAATCTACGATGAAGCCCTGACTCAACAGTACCGGTTTTTGAGCTATGGCGATTCCTCTTTATTACTACCTTAA
- the tyrS gene encoding tyrosine--tRNA ligase, with amino-acid sequence MDFIEELRWRGMLQDMMPGTEEQLQKEMTSAYIGFDPTASSLHIGNLATIMLLVHLQRAGHKPFALVGGATGMIGDPSFKAAERSFLSEETLRFNQDGIRKQLEKFLDFNSGENSAEIVNNYDWFKDFSFLGFLREAGKFLSVNYMMSKDSVKKRLETGISFTEFSYQLLQGYDFYHLYKTQGVKLQMGGSDQWGNITTGTEIIRRKEGGNEEETERRAFALTTPLVTKADGTKFGKSESGNVWLDAEKTSPFQFYQFWLNAADADCPRLIRVFTLLSKEEIEELERQHAEAPHLRILQKAIAQDVTTRVHSVEAYETAVRASEVLYGKGTLETLQSLDESTFVQIFDGVPTTEISLAEYESAPNVTDLLATAQVYPSKGEIRRAIQGNAVSVNKTKVSDPSQPADFQLLQGKYLLVAKGKKNHLVKVV; translated from the coding sequence ATCGATTTTATTGAAGAACTCCGCTGGCGGGGTATGTTGCAGGATATGATGCCGGGTACGGAAGAGCAGCTCCAGAAGGAAATGACGTCGGCGTACATTGGCTTTGATCCGACGGCTTCTTCGCTGCACATTGGCAACCTGGCTACGATCATGTTGCTGGTGCATTTGCAACGGGCGGGCCATAAACCGTTTGCGTTGGTTGGTGGAGCTACGGGGATGATCGGTGATCCTTCTTTCAAAGCGGCGGAGCGTAGTTTCTTATCGGAAGAAACCCTGCGGTTCAATCAGGACGGTATTCGGAAACAACTGGAGAAATTCCTGGATTTTAACTCCGGTGAAAACTCTGCTGAGATCGTCAATAACTATGACTGGTTCAAAGACTTTTCGTTCCTTGGATTCTTGCGGGAAGCGGGTAAGTTTTTGAGCGTGAACTACATGATGTCGAAAGACTCGGTAAAGAAACGCTTGGAAACAGGTATTTCCTTTACGGAGTTTTCGTACCAATTGTTACAGGGTTACGACTTTTACCATTTGTATAAAACCCAGGGGGTAAAACTTCAGATGGGTGGTTCCGATCAGTGGGGAAATATCACAACGGGAACGGAAATCATTCGCCGTAAAGAAGGAGGAAATGAAGAAGAAACCGAACGCCGGGCCTTCGCCCTGACCACGCCACTGGTCACCAAGGCCGACGGTACCAAATTCGGTAAGTCAGAAAGCGGAAACGTGTGGCTGGACGCGGAAAAAACCAGTCCCTTCCAATTCTACCAGTTCTGGCTCAATGCCGCTGATGCGGATTGCCCACGCCTGATTCGGGTGTTTACCTTACTCTCCAAAGAGGAAATCGAAGAACTCGAACGTCAGCATGCCGAGGCTCCGCACTTGCGTATTCTGCAAAAAGCGATTGCTCAGGACGTAACCACGCGGGTACACTCAGTTGAAGCCTACGAAACGGCCGTACGGGCTAGTGAAGTACTCTACGGCAAAGGAACGCTGGAAACGCTACAGTCGCTTGACGAGTCAACGTTTGTACAGATATTCGACGGTGTGCCTACCACTGAAATTTCACTGGCTGAATACGAATCAGCTCCCAACGTAACGGATTTGCTGGCAACGGCTCAGGTATATCCATCCAAAGGGGAAATCCGCCGGGCAATCCAGGGAAATGCGGTATCAGTGAACAAAACCAAAGTAAGTGATCCCAGCCAGCCTGCTGATTTCCAGTTGTTACAGGGTAAATATTTACTGGTAGCGAAAGGAAAGAAGAATCATCTGGTGAAGGTGGTATAG
- the dapF gene encoding diaminopimelate epimerase: protein MNISFYKYQGTGNDFIMIDDRAGTFPMDKERIAHLCHRRFGIGADGLILLQNDEAYDFRMKYFNADGGEGSMCGNGGRATVRFAHDLGVIGDQTRFIAVDGEHEALVTSEQISLKMSNVKGLEEHPDYAYMNTGSPHVVAFKENLQDFKVYQEGYAIRYSDEWVKRGGTNVNFVEQQGDQQLFVRTYERGVEDETYSCGTGVTACALTAHVKLGMESPIKIKVLGGNLEVSFEQTSADAFENIYLIGPAERVFEGTVEV from the coding sequence ATGAATATTTCATTTTACAAATACCAGGGTACGGGCAACGATTTCATCATGATTGATGATCGGGCGGGTACCTTTCCCATGGATAAAGAGCGAATTGCTCACTTATGTCACCGACGGTTTGGCATTGGAGCGGACGGCCTGATTCTGTTACAAAACGACGAAGCCTACGATTTCCGGATGAAATACTTCAATGCCGACGGCGGTGAAGGTTCCATGTGCGGCAACGGCGGACGGGCTACAGTACGTTTTGCTCACGACCTGGGTGTCATCGGCGATCAGACACGGTTTATTGCCGTGGATGGTGAACACGAAGCGTTAGTAACCAGTGAGCAGATTTCGCTAAAAATGAGTAATGTCAAAGGGCTGGAAGAACATCCGGACTATGCCTATATGAATACGGGCTCACCCCACGTGGTGGCTTTCAAGGAGAATTTACAGGACTTTAAGGTGTATCAGGAAGGCTACGCCATCCGGTACTCGGATGAGTGGGTAAAACGGGGCGGTACGAATGTCAACTTTGTGGAGCAACAGGGCGATCAACAGCTGTTTGTTCGTACCTATGAGCGGGGCGTGGAGGACGAAACGTATTCCTGCGGAACGGGTGTAACGGCCTGTGCACTAACGGCTCATGTGAAGCTGGGTATGGAAAGTCCCATTAAGATTAAAGTATTGGGTGGTAATCTGGAAGTAAGCTTCGAACAAACTAGTGCGGATGCTTTTGAAAATATTTACCTCATTGGCCCCGCTGAACGGGTTTTTGAAGGTACGGTGGAGGTTTAG
- a CDS encoding fumarylacetoacetate hydrolase family protein, producing MKLFRYITDEDVVPGILLDGKAYSLEAFFEALGEETGAYDLDEIFFEEEGLSVLEDYLEQYGTSELQALEGPIEYASCVARPSKIICIGLNYADHAKETNAPIPQEPIVFFKATTALCGPNDDVIIPRNSVKTDWEVELAVVIGAECSYVTEEEAEDYIAGYAVMNDYSEREFQLERGGQWDKGKGCDTFGPLGPYLVTPDELDDVDSLPMWLKVNGQTYQNSTTAQMIFKVPQIISYLSQFMTLLPGDVISTGTPPGVGLGFNPPVYLKPGDIVELGIEGLGEQRQVAVSWEDAY from the coding sequence ATGAAACTTTTTCGCTACATCACCGATGAGGATGTTGTACCCGGCATTCTTCTGGACGGAAAAGCGTACAGCTTAGAAGCCTTTTTCGAAGCCCTGGGCGAAGAAACCGGAGCATATGATCTGGACGAAATCTTCTTTGAAGAAGAAGGCCTGTCCGTACTGGAAGACTACCTCGAACAATACGGAACTTCGGAATTGCAAGCTCTGGAAGGTCCGATCGAGTATGCTTCCTGCGTGGCTCGTCCGTCGAAAATCATTTGCATTGGTTTGAATTACGCCGATCACGCGAAGGAAACCAACGCTCCGATTCCTCAGGAACCCATCGTATTCTTCAAGGCTACGACGGCTCTTTGTGGCCCGAATGACGATGTAATCATTCCCCGTAATTCCGTTAAAACGGATTGGGAAGTGGAACTGGCCGTCGTTATTGGTGCGGAATGTAGCTACGTAACGGAAGAAGAAGCTGAGGATTACATCGCCGGATACGCCGTGATGAACGACTACTCGGAGCGGGAGTTTCAGCTCGAACGCGGGGGTCAATGGGACAAAGGTAAAGGTTGCGACACCTTCGGTCCGCTGGGCCCCTATCTGGTAACCCCGGATGAACTCGATGACGTGGATAGCCTGCCCATGTGGCTGAAAGTGAACGGTCAGACGTACCAGAACTCGACAACGGCTCAGATGATTTTCAAAGTACCGCAAATCATTAGTTACCTGAGTCAGTTTATGACGCTGCTTCCGGGTGACGTGATTTCTACCGGTACGCCTCCGGGTGTGGGACTGGGCTTTAACCCTCCCGTCTACCTGAAACCCGGCGATATCGTAGAACTCGGTATCGAAGGCTTGGGCGAACAGCGTCAGGTGGCGGTATCCTGGGAGGATGCGTACTAA
- a CDS encoding alpha-L-fucosidase produces MKRLLLTSFIYLALLRISSGQAYQPSPENLAARQWFQDARYGLFIHWGVYSILGDGEWVMNTQNIPVSAYEKLPKFFNPTAYDAKRWVQIAKNAGMKYITLTSKHHDGFAMWHSNVSPYNIVDATPYKKDVLKQLADECEKEGIKLFLYHSHLDWHHPDYFPQGKTGRQTGRPESGDFEKYLQYMDAQLTELLSGKYGKIAGIWFDGWWDQALDEHEKQARKTHVNWHLRRTYDLIHRLQPAALIGNNHHVTPFEGEDFQMFERDLPGQNTFGYNTSSVSQLPLETCETLNGSWGFDLRDQRYKSPEQIVRYLVGAAGRNANLLLNVGPMPNGEIQPEFVDRLEAVGNWLKTHGETIYGTRGGIIPPQEWGVSTKKGDTRHFLHVLKKPTTNYLFVPNFTPKVSSITAFDGKKPLKFKQQAEGLFVYLDGVAMNDWDTIIEVQTK; encoded by the coding sequence ATGAAAAGACTTCTGCTTACCAGCTTCATCTACCTCGCTCTACTGCGAATTTCGTCTGGGCAAGCGTACCAGCCCAGTCCCGAAAACCTGGCGGCCCGGCAGTGGTTTCAGGATGCCCGTTATGGCTTGTTCATTCACTGGGGCGTCTACAGCATTCTGGGCGATGGCGAATGGGTCATGAATACTCAGAACATTCCCGTGTCAGCCTACGAGAAACTGCCTAAGTTCTTTAATCCAACGGCGTATGATGCCAAACGCTGGGTACAGATTGCTAAAAATGCGGGGATGAAGTACATCACGCTCACCAGCAAACACCACGACGGCTTTGCGATGTGGCATTCGAACGTTTCGCCGTACAACATTGTGGATGCAACGCCTTATAAGAAAGACGTCCTTAAGCAACTGGCCGACGAATGTGAGAAGGAAGGCATCAAGCTCTTTTTGTACCATTCGCATTTGGACTGGCACCATCCCGATTATTTTCCCCAGGGAAAAACCGGACGGCAAACGGGACGGCCTGAATCGGGCGATTTCGAAAAATACCTCCAGTACATGGACGCTCAGCTAACGGAATTGCTGAGCGGTAAGTACGGAAAAATTGCCGGGATCTGGTTTGATGGCTGGTGGGATCAGGCCTTGGATGAGCACGAAAAACAGGCCCGCAAAACGCACGTGAACTGGCATTTACGTCGCACCTACGATCTCATTCACCGTCTGCAACCCGCCGCTTTGATCGGTAATAATCACCACGTAACGCCTTTTGAAGGCGAAGATTTTCAGATGTTCGAGCGGGATCTGCCCGGCCAGAATACCTTTGGCTATAATACAAGTTCGGTTAGTCAATTGCCGCTCGAAACCTGCGAAACGCTGAATGGCTCCTGGGGATTCGACCTGCGGGACCAGCGGTACAAATCTCCGGAACAGATCGTGCGGTATCTGGTGGGAGCCGCGGGCCGGAATGCAAACCTCTTACTGAATGTAGGCCCCATGCCCAACGGAGAAATTCAACCCGAATTTGTTGACCGACTCGAAGCCGTAGGCAACTGGCTCAAAACCCATGGTGAAACGATTTATGGCACCCGGGGTGGGATCATTCCACCACAGGAATGGGGCGTGAGTACGAAAAAGGGCGATACTCGTCACTTTCTGCACGTCCTGAAAAAGCCCACGACGAATTATTTGTTCGTTCCCAATTTTACGCCCAAGGTTAGCAGTATCACAGCGTTTGACGGTAAAAAACCGTTGAAATTCAAGCAGCAAGCGGAAGGTTTATTTGTGTATCTGGACGGCGTAGCTATGAACGATTGGGATACCATCATCGAAGTACAGACAAAGTAA
- a CDS encoding SGNH/GDSL hydrolase family protein, whose product MKKLLTLLSLSTLLFAFRADKPKKIIFFGDSITQAGVSPTGYITKLAGMLDKSKYELVGKGIGGNKVYDLYLRMDEDVLAQKPDAVVIWVGVNDVWHKASSGTGTDPDKFEKFYQAIINKLKAQNIKVALTTPASIGERPDNTNQQDGDLNRYSQIIRNLAAKNNLPVVDLRKAFMEYNLKNNPKNEEKGILTTDRVHLNDTGNQFVAEQMAKVIEQL is encoded by the coding sequence ATGAAAAAATTACTGACGCTATTAAGCCTGAGTACGCTTTTGTTTGCCTTCCGGGCTGATAAACCCAAGAAAATCATCTTCTTCGGTGACTCCATTACTCAGGCAGGCGTAAGCCCTACCGGATACATCACCAAACTGGCCGGTATGCTCGATAAAAGCAAATATGAACTGGTCGGTAAAGGTATTGGTGGTAACAAAGTGTACGATTTATACCTGCGGATGGATGAGGACGTACTGGCTCAGAAACCCGATGCTGTAGTCATCTGGGTGGGCGTGAACGACGTCTGGCATAAAGCTAGCTCGGGTACGGGTACGGATCCCGACAAGTTTGAGAAGTTTTATCAGGCGATCATCAATAAACTCAAGGCCCAGAACATCAAAGTAGCCCTGACGACCCCCGCCTCCATTGGCGAACGCCCAGATAATACCAACCAGCAGGACGGTGACCTGAACCGTTATAGCCAAATCATCCGGAATCTGGCGGCGAAAAACAACCTTCCCGTTGTGGATTTGCGAAAAGCATTCATGGAATACAACCTGAAAAACAATCCAAAAAACGAAGAAAAAGGCATTCTGACGACGGATCGGGTGCACCTCAACGATACGGGCAATCAGTTTGTAGCCGAACAAATGGCGAAAGTAATCGAACAACTGTAA
- a CDS encoding SDR family NAD(P)-dependent oxidoreductase: MSVFSLAGKTAAITGGGSGIGRAISVEFASQGAHVHILDLSAEGAQATAQEIESAGGQVTVHAVNVTNQAEVLAVFEAIGSLDILVNNAGIAHVGNLEKTTEADLDRIYNVNVKGAYNSLFAAVPKMKSKGGGVILNLASIAALVGIPDRFAYSMSKGAIHAMTLSVAKDYLKDNIRCNSISPARVHTPFVDGFISKNYPGQEEEMFQKLSATQPIGRMAKPEEIAQLALYLCSDAASFITGVDYPIDGGFTTLNN, encoded by the coding sequence ATGAGTGTATTTAGTCTTGCCGGAAAAACGGCAGCCATTACCGGCGGTGGCAGTGGTATTGGCCGGGCCATTAGTGTCGAATTTGCCAGTCAGGGTGCTCATGTACATATTCTGGATCTGAGTGCGGAAGGGGCTCAGGCGACGGCTCAGGAAATTGAGTCAGCGGGCGGTCAGGTGACCGTACACGCCGTAAATGTAACGAATCAGGCCGAAGTACTGGCCGTTTTCGAGGCTATTGGCTCACTGGACATTCTGGTCAACAATGCAGGTATTGCCCACGTCGGTAATCTGGAAAAAACGACCGAAGCGGACCTTGACCGTATCTACAATGTTAATGTTAAGGGAGCGTATAACAGCCTCTTTGCCGCCGTGCCAAAAATGAAGTCTAAAGGCGGTGGAGTTATTCTGAACCTGGCGTCCATTGCGGCTCTGGTAGGTATTCCGGACCGTTTTGCCTACAGTATGAGCAAGGGAGCTATTCACGCCATGACCTTATCCGTAGCGAAAGATTACCTGAAGGATAATATTCGTTGCAACAGCATCTCCCCCGCCCGCGTGCATACACCCTTCGTGGATGGCTTCATCTCGAAAAATTATCCGGGCCAAGAAGAAGAAATGTTCCAGAAACTCTCAGCTACGCAGCCTATCGGTCGGATGGCGAAACCCGAAGAAATTGCTCAGTTGGCTTTGTACCTTTGCTCGGATGCCGCCTCGTTCATTACGGGTGTCGATTACCCGATTGACGGCGGTTTTACTACCTTGAATAACTAG
- a CDS encoding FUSC family protein, with protein sequence MIYKTLINPKKRIIELEKTILEEIELKKTTFLYAFRILFGAAIAWMLLDLLHIEKKEWALISVAIVSEPDFGDLRRNTISRIINTISGCLIGIVFIVLTGVNIFSLFLAIAVAIFMGTLIKRYPSSWKLAPSTVIAVMTPAIFQQASWQDALEIALLRTSEVTLGCIVAFLVGWFFSVVKRKFNF encoded by the coding sequence ATGATCTATAAAACACTTATTAACCCCAAGAAACGAATCATTGAGCTTGAAAAAACAATTTTAGAAGAAATCGAGCTCAAAAAAACCACTTTTTTGTATGCGTTCCGGATTTTGTTCGGAGCAGCCATTGCCTGGATGTTACTCGATTTGCTTCACATCGAGAAAAAAGAATGGGCACTTATTTCGGTAGCCATCGTCTCCGAGCCTGATTTTGGTGATCTACGTCGCAATACGATTTCCAGGATTATTAATACTATTAGCGGCTGTTTAATTGGTATTGTTTTTATCGTCCTGACGGGTGTTAATATCTTCTCCCTCTTTCTAGCCATTGCGGTAGCCATCTTCATGGGTACACTCATCAAACGGTATCCTTCTAGCTGGAAACTGGCTCCCTCTACCGTAATTGCTGTCATGACGCCAGCGATTTTTCAGCAAGCTTCCTGGCAGGATGCCCTTGAAATTGCCCTCCTCCGTACCTCAGAAGTAACCTTGGGTTGTATCGTCGCCTTTCTGGTCGGCTGGTTTTTCTCCGTGGTAAAGCGGAAGTTTAATTTCTAG
- a CDS encoding 3'-5' exonuclease, translating into MPYLVLDLEMTGGEPGWNEIIQIGAVLCDDDWNELGTYLSNVYPENEEAFSEYSAKIHGLSLSDLDDAPMIYDVIPQFEEWILEKLGRLRGRTQTLDNSQYLRDVIISGQSVINDINFLRYAYREEKIKWPYSNKLLDLHTLGYFTFEVLKANGKPVPKSLSLKAIAGYFGLEREDAEFHNALEDAQLTTKSFKEVFALAKKFKLAE; encoded by the coding sequence ATGCCTTATCTTGTTTTAGACCTGGAAATGACCGGAGGTGAACCCGGCTGGAATGAAATCATACAAATTGGAGCCGTTTTGTGCGATGATGACTGGAATGAACTGGGAACGTATCTGTCGAATGTCTATCCGGAAAACGAAGAAGCTTTCTCGGAATATTCAGCTAAAATTCACGGTCTGAGTCTGAGCGATCTGGACGACGCTCCCATGATTTACGACGTCATCCCACAATTTGAAGAGTGGATACTGGAAAAGCTCGGTCGACTGCGGGGCCGTACCCAGACGCTGGATAATTCCCAATACCTGCGGGATGTTATCATTAGCGGACAATCCGTCATCAACGATATTAATTTCCTGCGGTACGCCTACCGGGAAGAGAAAATCAAGTGGCCGTATTCCAACAAACTGCTGGATCTGCATACGCTCGGCTATTTCACCTTTGAAGTACTGAAAGCCAATGGCAAGCCCGTACCTAAGTCACTGAGTCTGAAAGCCATTGCGGGTTATTTTGGACTGGAACGGGAAGACGCCGAATTTCACAATGCCCTCGAAGACGCTCAGCTGACTACGAAATCGTTCAAAGAAGTATTTGCTCTTGCCAAAAAGTTTAAACTGGCGGAGTAA